Proteins encoded by one window of Pseudomonas sp. PSKL.D1:
- a CDS encoding DUF2798 domain-containing protein, protein MITTRSRRKLRPGATPYVFAFYMSSIMALLMCFVITAANAGVNPQYLGNVLKAYQLAMPVAFVCVLMVRPMVMRLVALTVHPH, encoded by the coding sequence ATGATCACTACCCGTAGCCGTCGTAAACTGCGCCCCGGCGCCACCCCTTATGTGTTTGCCTTTTACATGTCGTCGATCATGGCGCTATTGATGTGTTTCGTGATTACCGCCGCCAATGCCGGCGTCAATCCGCAGTACCTGGGCAATGTGCTCAAGGCCTACCAGCTGGCCATGCCGGTCGCCTTCGTCTGCGTGCTGATGGTCAGGCCAATGGTGATGCGCCTGGTGGCACTGACCGTACACCCTCACTGA